One part of the Neoarius graeffei isolate fNeoGra1 chromosome 2, fNeoGra1.pri, whole genome shotgun sequence genome encodes these proteins:
- the LOC132872916 gene encoding interferon-induced transmembrane protein 3-like, giving the protein MQSTMVPLNAPPGAGTVVVAMPEHPPDYAVWSICNAMYANPFCLGLIAFNYSMKSRDQKMLGNMNGARSYGSKACLANGFALGFTIITIIILMVLLFGSNKSTYQNPYYRGY; this is encoded by the exons ATGCAGAGCACCATGGTTCCACTGAATGCTCCACCGGGTGCTGGGACAGTTGTGGTGGCAATGCCAGAGCATCCTCCTGATTATGCAGTGTGGTCCATTTGCAACGCCATGTATGCAAACCCGTTCTGCCTGGGCCTCATAGCCTTTAATTACTCCATGAAG TCAAGAGACCAGAAGATGTTGGGGAACATGAATGGAGCGAGATCGTATGGTTCCAAGGCATGTTTGGCCAATGGCTTTGCGCTTGGGTTTACCATTATCACCATCATAATATTGATGGTGCTCCTATTTGGGAGTAATAAAAGTACATACCAGAACCCGTATTACAGAGGATACTAA